GACCCGCTGGATCCCGACGTCAACTTCGGCCCGCTGGTGAGCTTTGAGCATCAGCGGAAAGTGCTTTCCTACATCGCCCTGGGCCGGGAAGAAGGCGCCCGCGTGCTGACCGGCGACGACGCGGCCTTTACCCGGGGGACCTTTGCCCGCGGCGCCTGGGCTGCCCCCACCATATTCACCGACTGCCGCGACGACATGCGCATCGTGCGCGAGGAAATCTTCGGCCCGGTGATGTCGCTGCTCGCCTTTGACGACGAAGACGAAGCCGTTCGTCGAGCCAACGACACCGACTACGGCCTGGCCGCCGGGGTGTTCAGCGAGAGCCTCAACCGCGCCCACCGCGTCATCCATCAGCTGGAAGCCGGCATCTGCTGGATCAACACCTGGGGCGACTCCCCTGCCGAAATGCCCGTGGGCGGCTACAAGCGCTCCGGCATCGGCCGGGAAAACGGCCTCGAGACCCTGGGCCACTATACCCAGACCAAGTCGGTCCAGGTCGAGATGGGCCCCTTTGAGTCGGCGTTCTAACAGGCCTTGAGGAGATTGCCATGTCCCCAACACGCGAATTCGACTACGTCATCATCGGCGCCGGCTCGGCGGGCAACGTGCTCGCCGCGCGGCTGACCGAAGACAGCGACGTCACCGTGCTGCTGCTTGAAGCCGGCGGCCCCGACTACCGGCTGGACTTTCGCACCCAGATGCCCGCCGCGCTTGCCTACCCGCTGCAGGGCACGCGCAACAACTGGGCCTTTCATACCGATCCCGAGCCACACATGGGCGGCCGGCGCATGGAGTGCGGGCGCGGCAAGGGGCTCGGCGGCTCCTCGCTGATCAACGGCATGTGCTACATCCGCGGCAACGCCCTGGACTACGACGGCTGGGCCAAGCGCCAAGGGCTCGAAGACTGGGACTACCTGAGCTGTTTGCCCTACTTCAAAAAGGCCGAGCGGCGGGATATCGGCGCCAACGACTACCACGGCGGCGACGGTCCCATCGACGTGGCCACGCCCAAACCGGGCAACAACCCGCTTTACCGCACCTTTATCGACGCCGGCGTACAGGCCGGCTACGCCGAGACCGACGACGTCAACGGCTACCGCCAGGAAGGCTTTGGTCCCATGGACCGCTTCGTCACGCCCCGGGGGCGGCGCGCCTCTACCGCCCGGGGGTATCTGGATACCGCCAAACAGCGCGACAACCTCACCGTGGAAACCCACGCGCTGACCGACGTCATCGAGTTTGACGGCAAACGCGCCGTGGGCGTGCGCTACGCGCGCAAGGGCAAGCCGCAGCGGGTGCGCGCCCGCCGCGAGGTGCTGCTGTGCGCCGGGGCCATCGCCTCGCCGCAGATTCTCCAGCGCTCGGGCGTGGGCGATCCGGCGCTTCTCGGACGCTTCGGCATAGCCCCGGTACACGCCCTTCCCGGCGTGGGCGAAAACCTCCAGGACCATCTGGAAATGTATCTGCAGTACGAGTGCAAAAAGCCTATTTCGCTCTACCCGGCGCTCAAGTGGTACAACCAGCCCAAGATCGGCGCCCAGTGGCTGTTTGCCGGCACCGGCATCGGCGCGAGCAACCAGTTCGAGGCCTGCGCCTTCATTCGCACCAGCGAAGACGAGGCCTGGCCCAACCTGCAGTATCATTTCCTGCCCATTGCCATCAGCTACAACGGCAAGAGCGCGGTGCAGGCTCACGGCTTCCAGGCCCACGTGGGCTCCATGCGCTCGGAAAGCCGCGGCCGGGTGCAGCTGACGTCAACAGACCCCGGCGCCGCGCCCAGCATTCTGTTCAACTACATGGCCACGGAAAAGGACTGGCAGGAGTTTCGCGACGGCATCCGCCTGACCCGGGAGATCATCGGCCAGCCGGCGTTCGACGCCTACCGCGGCCGGGAGGTCGCGCCCGGGGCGGAA
This DNA window, taken from Halomonas piscis, encodes the following:
- the betA gene encoding choline dehydrogenase is translated as MSPTREFDYVIIGAGSAGNVLAARLTEDSDVTVLLLEAGGPDYRLDFRTQMPAALAYPLQGTRNNWAFHTDPEPHMGGRRMECGRGKGLGGSSLINGMCYIRGNALDYDGWAKRQGLEDWDYLSCLPYFKKAERRDIGANDYHGGDGPIDVATPKPGNNPLYRTFIDAGVQAGYAETDDVNGYRQEGFGPMDRFVTPRGRRASTARGYLDTAKQRDNLTVETHALTDVIEFDGKRAVGVRYARKGKPQRVRARREVLLCAGAIASPQILQRSGVGDPALLGRFGIAPVHALPGVGENLQDHLEMYLQYECKKPISLYPALKWYNQPKIGAQWLFAGTGIGASNQFEACAFIRTSEDEAWPNLQYHFLPIAISYNGKSAVQAHGFQAHVGSMRSESRGRVQLTSTDPGAAPSILFNYMATEKDWQEFRDGIRLTREIIGQPAFDAYRGREVAPGAEAQSDAELDAFIRDNAETAYHPCGTCRMGEDELAVTDGQGRVHGVDGLRVVDASLFPVIPTGNLNAPTIMLAEKIADRVRDREPLPRSEVPYYVAGQSTADEAEKARATPSA